Proteins from a genomic interval of uncultured Desulfuromusa sp.:
- the tsaA gene encoding tRNA (N6-threonylcarbamoyladenosine(37)-N6)-methyltransferase TrmO → MNYPLEPIAVIRTPFKEKFATPRQPGLTPSVHALIDFYPGFATPQAVRGLEGFSHLWLIFLFHQNWQKGWKPTVRPPRLGGNQRVGVYASRSPFRPNPVGLSPVKLLEIHVDKGNVSLQVEGADLIDGTPILDIKPYIPYGDSIPTARGGFAEETPKAVLEVEFSEVAREQLNQWQNETPGLEVMLRETFSLDPRPAYRRRTEDLQGYRVLFDRYEIHWKVVNEKLIVLRIDAVV, encoded by the coding sequence ATGAATTATCCATTAGAGCCAATCGCAGTGATCCGGACCCCGTTTAAAGAAAAATTTGCGACCCCCAGGCAACCTGGGTTAACTCCTTCGGTTCATGCCCTGATTGACTTTTATCCCGGTTTTGCTACCCCTCAAGCGGTTCGTGGCTTAGAAGGGTTCAGCCACCTCTGGTTAATTTTTCTGTTTCACCAGAATTGGCAGAAGGGTTGGAAACCGACCGTTCGCCCCCCTCGATTGGGAGGAAATCAAAGGGTCGGGGTCTATGCTTCCAGATCCCCTTTTAGACCGAATCCGGTTGGATTATCCCCGGTAAAATTGCTTGAGATTCATGTCGATAAAGGGAATGTTTCGTTGCAGGTGGAAGGGGCGGACCTCATTGATGGGACACCGATCCTCGATATCAAGCCCTATATCCCTTACGGTGACAGCATCCCGACGGCTCGCGGAGGTTTTGCTGAAGAGACTCCGAAAGCAGTCTTAGAGGTCGAATTTAGCGAGGTTGCCCGGGAGCAGTTGAATCAATGGCAAAACGAGACTCCAGGGCTGGAGGTGATGCTTCGGGAAACGTTCAGTCTTGATCCACGCCCTGCCTATCGCCGTAGAACAGAAGATTTACAGGGCTATAGAGTCCTTTTTGATCGCTACGAAATTCACTGGAAGGTTGTCAACGAGAAGCTTATTGTTTTGCGCATAGATGCTGTTGTCTAG
- a CDS encoding DMT family transporter has translation MTDKTYNLLPSFSLIMAMLLWASSFVALKIAFQGFHPMQVMFGRMLIASLCFVVFIPSFRKISWRRQDIKYLLIMVICEPCLYFTFEAKALELTSASQAGMITAMMPLLVAILAWSWLKEKISQQTLAGFCLAIGGACWLSLASEASTNAPNPLLGNFFEFMAMVCAAAYTVSLKRLSSNYPPLFITALQAFVGTLFFFPFLLLPEVSWTIHWDLAPALAVLYLGTMITFGAYGCFNYGVSRISASRAAGYVNLIPVFGVILGMIILGDQLNPSQWLACGLVFCGVWLSSRSGRTAAIQPLKSKAS, from the coding sequence TTGACCGATAAAACTTACAACTTGCTGCCATCGTTCAGCCTGATTATGGCGATGTTGCTCTGGGCCAGTTCTTTTGTCGCTCTGAAAATTGCTTTTCAGGGTTTCCACCCAATGCAGGTGATGTTCGGACGGATGTTGATTGCCAGTCTCTGTTTTGTTGTTTTTATCCCCTCTTTCCGTAAAATCAGCTGGCGCCGTCAGGATATAAAATACCTGCTGATTATGGTGATCTGCGAACCCTGTCTGTATTTTACTTTTGAAGCGAAGGCGTTGGAATTAACCAGCGCATCCCAAGCGGGAATGATTACGGCGATGATGCCTTTGCTCGTGGCAATCCTGGCCTGGAGCTGGCTGAAGGAGAAGATCAGTCAACAAACTCTGGCGGGGTTTTGTTTGGCAATTGGCGGTGCTTGCTGGTTGAGTCTGGCCAGTGAAGCCAGTACGAATGCTCCGAATCCATTGCTGGGAAACTTTTTTGAATTTATGGCGATGGTCTGTGCCGCAGCATATACAGTTTCTCTAAAGCGTTTGAGCAGCAATTATCCACCGCTGTTCATCACGGCGCTTCAAGCCTTTGTCGGGACTCTGTTCTTTTTCCCCTTTCTTCTGCTTCCCGAAGTCAGTTGGACTATCCATTGGGATCTGGCTCCAGCTCTGGCGGTTCTCTATCTGGGAACGATGATCACCTTTGGTGCCTATGGTTGTTTTAATTATGGCGTGAGCCGGATCTCTGCCAGCCGTGCTGCCGGGTATGTTAATCTGATTCCGGTATTTGGGGTAATTCTGGGAATGATTATTCTGGGTGATCAGCTGAATCCGTCACAATGGCTGGCGTGTGGATTGGTTTTTTGTGGTGTCTGGCTGAGCAGCAGAAGCGGTCGAACTGCTGCAATACAACCGCTAAAATCAAAGGCGAGTTAG
- a CDS encoding FAD-dependent oxidoreductase, with the protein MSSRAAKITILAVIIVLVISFFVFDLGQYLTLDYLKNQQQIFNDYYLHNRFSTLLIYFVIYIVVTALSLPGAVVMTLAGGALFGLWPALIVVSFASSIGATLAFLVSRFLLRDWVQHKFGDKLQAINEGIEKEGAFYLFSLRLVPLFPFFVINLVMGLTPLKTSLYYIVSQIGMLAGTFVFVNAGTQLGQLESAGGILSPELLISFALLGVFPLVAKRILGLFQARKVFAGYQKPQKFDYNLVVLGAGSGGLVSSYIAATVKAKVALIEKHKMGGDCLNTGCVPSKALLRSAKMLSYAKRAKEFGFETTKVDFDFAQVMERVQQKIAQIEPHDSIDRYTSLGVEVIEGEAKISSPWTVTVKGKVLTTKSIIIATGAKPFVPPIKGLDQINYLTSDNLWSLRELPKKLVVLGGGPIGSEMTQAFARLGSHVTQIEMASRIVAREDPEVGEYLQQQFTSEGIQVLTQHRAQEVRIENDQKWLVCEHQGETVEIEFDQILIAVGRQANVTGFGLEELGVKISPRGTVSSNPFLQTNFPNIFCAGDVTGPYQFTHTAAHQAWYAAVNALFGQFKSFKVDNRVIPWCTFTDAEVARVGLNETEAQEQNIPFEVTRYGIDDLDRAIADSEDHGWVKILTKPGTDKILGVTIVGSHAGDLLAEYVLAMKYKLGLNKILGTIHTYPTLAEMNKFAAGEWKKAHAPEKLLAWIEKYHTWRRG; encoded by the coding sequence ATGAGTAGTCGTGCTGCAAAAATAACGATCCTAGCGGTCATTATTGTTCTCGTTATAAGTTTTTTTGTTTTTGACCTGGGACAATATCTGACTCTGGACTATCTCAAAAACCAACAGCAGATATTTAACGATTATTATCTGCACAACCGGTTTTCGACTCTTCTGATCTATTTTGTGATCTACATTGTCGTGACTGCTCTGTCTTTGCCTGGAGCAGTGGTGATGACTCTTGCCGGAGGTGCGTTGTTCGGTTTGTGGCCTGCTCTGATTGTCGTCAGCTTTGCCAGTAGCATTGGTGCCACTCTGGCGTTTCTGGTTTCCCGCTTTTTGCTCCGCGATTGGGTCCAGCACAAATTCGGTGATAAATTACAGGCCATCAATGAAGGGATAGAAAAAGAAGGGGCTTTTTATCTGTTCTCTCTAAGGCTGGTTCCCCTTTTCCCTTTTTTCGTCATCAACCTGGTCATGGGGTTGACCCCGCTCAAAACCTCTCTTTATTACATCGTCAGCCAGATCGGCATGCTGGCCGGAACTTTTGTTTTCGTCAATGCCGGCACCCAACTCGGACAATTGGAAAGCGCCGGGGGAATTCTTTCTCCCGAACTGTTGATCTCATTTGCACTGCTTGGTGTTTTCCCACTGGTTGCCAAGCGAATTCTTGGTCTCTTTCAAGCACGTAAAGTCTTCGCCGGTTACCAGAAGCCCCAGAAGTTCGACTACAATCTTGTGGTTCTGGGCGCCGGAAGTGGCGGTTTGGTCAGCTCCTATATCGCTGCAACGGTCAAGGCAAAAGTCGCGTTGATTGAAAAACACAAAATGGGGGGCGATTGCCTCAATACCGGCTGCGTCCCAAGCAAAGCTTTGTTGCGCAGTGCCAAGATGCTTTCCTATGCCAAACGGGCCAAAGAATTCGGTTTTGAAACGACCAAGGTTGATTTTGATTTTGCTCAAGTAATGGAGCGGGTCCAACAAAAAATTGCTCAAATTGAGCCGCATGATTCCATCGACCGCTATACCAGCCTGGGCGTTGAGGTCATAGAAGGGGAAGCAAAGATCAGCTCTCCGTGGACGGTGACAGTCAAAGGAAAGGTTCTCACGACAAAGAGTATAATCATTGCAACCGGAGCCAAGCCGTTTGTGCCGCCGATCAAGGGATTGGATCAAATCAACTATCTGACGTCAGACAATTTGTGGTCACTACGTGAGTTGCCGAAAAAGCTGGTTGTTCTGGGTGGTGGCCCGATCGGCAGTGAGATGACTCAGGCCTTTGCCCGATTGGGAAGTCACGTCACCCAGATTGAAATGGCCTCCCGGATTGTCGCGCGGGAAGATCCGGAGGTGGGGGAATATCTGCAGCAGCAATTTACCTCTGAAGGGATTCAGGTTCTGACCCAACACCGGGCTCAAGAAGTGCGGATAGAGAACGATCAAAAGTGGCTGGTGTGTGAACATCAAGGAGAAACAGTAGAAATCGAATTCGACCAGATTCTGATCGCCGTTGGTCGCCAAGCCAATGTCACCGGATTCGGATTGGAAGAACTCGGGGTGAAAATCAGTCCACGCGGAACAGTTTCCAGCAATCCTTTCCTGCAAACCAATTTTCCCAATATTTTCTGTGCCGGAGACGTCACTGGCCCCTACCAGTTTACCCATACTGCCGCACATCAGGCCTGGTATGCGGCCGTCAACGCTTTATTTGGGCAGTTCAAAAGCTTTAAAGTCGATAACCGGGTGATTCCATGGTGCACTTTCACTGATGCCGAAGTTGCCAGAGTCGGTCTCAATGAAACCGAGGCTCAGGAGCAGAACATTCCATTTGAAGTCACGCGCTACGGGATTGATGATCTGGACCGAGCCATTGCGGACAGCGAAGATCACGGTTGGGTTAAAATCCTCACCAAACCCGGCACAGATAAGATTCTCGGAGTGACAATTGTCGGTTCCCATGCTGGAGACCTGCTGGCGGAATATGTTCTGGCTATGAAATATAAACTCGGTCTGAATAAAATTCTCGGCACGATTCATACTTATCCCACATTGGCCGAGATGAACAAATTTGCAGCCGGAGAATGGAAAAAAGCTCATGCCCCGGAAAAACTTCTCGCCTGGATAGAAAAATATCATACCTGGCGACGAGGGTAG
- a CDS encoding ABC transporter ATP-binding protein, whose protein sequence is MLNVEDIHTYYDDSYILQGVDLEVMSGEIVCLLGRNGAGKSTTMKSIMGYNHPRQGSIRFLDKDISRQTVFKNVRLGLAYVPEDRRIFSELTVQENFEVSFNDAVETRWSIDDLFSIFPLLDKFRHRKGGELSGGEQQMVAIARALAGQPKMLLLDEPCEGLAPVIVEQLGEIISDLKQYFPILLAEQNAHFALEISDRGYVIDKGLIRFSGTRAELQENEEIKTRYLSV, encoded by the coding sequence ATGCTTAATGTTGAAGATATCCATACCTATTACGATGACAGTTACATTCTTCAAGGTGTTGATCTGGAAGTCATGAGCGGTGAAATTGTCTGCCTGCTTGGCCGTAACGGTGCCGGTAAATCAACAACGATGAAAAGCATCATGGGCTATAATCACCCGCGTCAAGGGTCAATCAGGTTTCTTGATAAGGATATTTCCAGACAAACCGTGTTCAAGAACGTTCGTCTTGGTCTTGCCTACGTACCCGAAGATCGGCGTATTTTTTCCGAACTCACCGTTCAGGAGAATTTTGAAGTTTCTTTTAACGATGCTGTTGAGACTCGTTGGAGTATTGACGATTTATTCTCAATTTTTCCCCTGCTGGATAAATTCAGGCACCGAAAAGGGGGAGAATTGAGTGGTGGCGAGCAACAAATGGTGGCTATTGCCCGCGCCTTGGCCGGACAACCGAAGATGTTGTTGCTGGATGAGCCCTGTGAGGGATTAGCCCCCGTCATTGTTGAACAGCTGGGTGAGATTATCAGTGACCTGAAACAGTATTTCCCGATCCTTTTAGCAGAACAGAATGCCCATTTTGCTCTGGAAATATCCGATCGTGGTTATGTGATCGACAAGGGCCTGATCCGGTTTTCCGGGACCCGTGCAGAGTTACAGGAGAATGAAGAGATCAAGACCCGTTATTTATCGGTCTGA
- a CDS encoding ABC transporter ATP-binding protein: MNSEAVLRIENLGHSYGKFKVIDDISLAIGKGEMSALIGPNGAGKTTFYNAISGKFPPTKGKVLLNGEDITGLPSHQVVDKGMCRSFQITNIFAELTVAENVFSPLIVQQNKHFKPYGNVFKDKHITEKALHTLEQVGLVHRADQIVANLAYGDKRLVEMAIVLARDPSVVLLDEPTAGMNPEETENMINLIKKLAKDSGTTFFITEHDMKVVFSLAEKIYVLHQGHLLAQGSPQDIHTNEQVQEAYLGRKVHA, from the coding sequence ATGAATTCTGAGGCTGTTTTACGCATAGAAAATCTCGGGCACTCATACGGTAAATTTAAAGTTATAGATGATATTTCCCTGGCGATAGGAAAAGGGGAAATGTCGGCATTGATCGGTCCGAATGGTGCGGGGAAAACCACTTTTTACAATGCGATCTCGGGCAAATTCCCCCCGACAAAAGGCAAAGTGTTGCTTAATGGTGAAGATATAACCGGACTGCCGTCACATCAGGTTGTTGATAAAGGGATGTGTCGTTCCTTTCAAATAACGAATATTTTTGCAGAACTCACTGTTGCTGAAAATGTTTTCAGCCCGTTGATTGTGCAGCAGAATAAGCATTTTAAACCTTATGGCAACGTTTTTAAAGATAAGCATATTACAGAAAAAGCTCTCCATACGTTAGAGCAGGTTGGGTTGGTGCATCGAGCTGACCAGATTGTTGCCAATCTGGCCTACGGGGATAAGCGTCTGGTTGAAATGGCAATCGTCCTGGCCCGCGATCCAAGTGTTGTCCTTCTGGATGAACCAACGGCGGGAATGAATCCCGAAGAAACTGAAAACATGATCAACCTGATCAAAAAACTGGCAAAGGATTCAGGCACAACATTCTTTATAACTGAGCATGACATGAAGGTGGTTTTTTCACTGGCTGAAAAAATCTATGTTCTTCATCAGGGCCATCTTCTTGCCCAGGGAAGCCCGCAAGACATTCATACCAATGAACAGGTTCAAGAAGCCTATCTGGGGAGAAAAGTCCATGCTTAA
- a CDS encoding branched-chain amino acid ABC transporter permease produces MNVAQRHNLLGPALLTLILLLAPLVIPVYWTMILSEILIMGLMAISFNLLLGYTGLLSFGQGAFFGLGAYSAALMLQAGYQNLLLILLVGMLVALMTALVVGFFSVKLDEIFFAMITLGFGMLFFSIAHNWLEVTGGSDGLPVFALPSLNLFGNQLTFYAPINMYYLIFVTVLIGIILLWMIVHSPFGLVLKAMRENKQRVAFVGGNVKILRIVAFAVSGAFTGLSGVLFCLFNNMATPEFMHWSFSAKPVIMSIIGGSSVFLGPLFGAGIFFILEQVIIQYTENWMLFLGVVLIPIVLFFPQGVFGTLRNKYFKRGEK; encoded by the coding sequence ATGAATGTAGCACAGCGCCATAATCTGCTTGGCCCGGCTTTGCTGACCCTGATTCTACTGCTGGCGCCACTGGTTATTCCTGTATACTGGACAATGATTCTTTCAGAAATTTTGATCATGGGGTTAATGGCGATCAGTTTTAATTTGCTTCTTGGATATACGGGGTTACTCTCATTCGGACAGGGGGCGTTTTTTGGGCTTGGTGCTTATAGTGCCGCATTGATGCTTCAGGCAGGTTATCAGAACCTGCTATTGATTCTTTTGGTCGGGATGCTGGTGGCGTTAATGACTGCACTGGTCGTTGGTTTCTTTTCAGTCAAACTGGATGAAATCTTTTTCGCCATGATTACTCTGGGCTTCGGTATGCTGTTTTTCTCCATTGCTCATAACTGGCTGGAGGTCACCGGCGGCAGCGATGGTTTGCCGGTTTTTGCTTTGCCAAGTCTGAATCTGTTTGGCAACCAGTTGACTTTTTATGCTCCCATTAACATGTACTATTTGATTTTTGTCACCGTTCTGATCGGTATTATTCTGCTTTGGATGATTGTTCATTCTCCTTTTGGCCTGGTCCTGAAAGCAATGCGCGAAAACAAACAACGAGTGGCTTTCGTCGGGGGTAACGTCAAGATCTTGCGGATTGTTGCTTTTGCTGTTTCCGGAGCTTTCACCGGTCTGTCCGGAGTGCTGTTCTGTCTGTTTAACAACATGGCCACCCCGGAATTCATGCACTGGAGCTTTTCAGCCAAGCCCGTCATTATGTCTATTATTGGTGGGAGCAGTGTTTTCTTGGGGCCACTTTTTGGTGCCGGAATCTTTTTTATTCTTGAGCAGGTGATTATCCAATACACTGAAAATTGGATGCTCTTTCTGGGAGTGGTTCTTATTCCTATCGTTCTTTTCTTTCCCCAGGGCGTTTTCGGGACCCTGCGCAATAAGTATTTCAAACGGGGTGAAAAATGA
- a CDS encoding branched-chain amino acid ABC transporter permease, with protein sequence MDILLLNLLNGLSWGMLLFLIAVGLSTVFGVMGVLNFAHGSLFMLGAYLCMQAMQYFDSFWFGLFVGPLCAVIIGVLIEKFLLKRVYDRDVSYQLLLTFAVLLVLDDAVRMLWGSGYFVVDPPAILSGIMSIAGQDYPVYRFFLIVIGPLIGLLLWSFFHFTKWGKIIRAASFDNIMAEGVGINVPLIYTMVFALGTWLAAFGGALAAPLQSLNPSMGEKIIIESFIVVVVGGMGSFPGALVGALLLGFLESFGPGFAGRAQMALPYILLAVILLVKPNGLFRKGV encoded by the coding sequence TGCTGTTGTTTCTTATTGCTGTCGGCCTGTCGACCGTTTTTGGTGTCATGGGGGTTTTGAATTTTGCCCATGGTTCTCTGTTTATGCTTGGGGCTTACCTGTGCATGCAGGCCATGCAATATTTTGATTCCTTCTGGTTTGGTCTGTTTGTGGGACCACTGTGTGCTGTCATCATTGGTGTTCTTATCGAAAAGTTCCTGCTCAAACGTGTCTATGACCGGGATGTTTCCTACCAACTGCTGTTGACCTTTGCTGTTTTGCTGGTTCTGGATGATGCCGTGCGGATGCTTTGGGGGTCCGGCTACTTTGTCGTTGATCCTCCGGCCATTCTCAGTGGGATTATGAGTATTGCCGGCCAGGACTACCCTGTTTATCGCTTCTTTTTGATTGTCATCGGGCCATTGATCGGGCTTTTGCTCTGGTCTTTTTTTCACTTTACCAAATGGGGAAAAATCATTCGTGCGGCCTCTTTTGATAACATTATGGCTGAAGGTGTCGGTATCAATGTGCCATTGATCTATACGATGGTGTTCGCGTTAGGGACCTGGTTGGCTGCATTTGGAGGAGCTTTGGCAGCACCGCTGCAGAGTCTCAATCCGTCAATGGGTGAAAAAATCATTATTGAAAGTTTCATTGTTGTAGTTGTTGGTGGCATGGGGAGCTTTCCCGGAGCTTTGGTTGGGGCTCTGCTGCTTGGATTTCTGGAATCATTCGGACCCGGTTTTGCGGGACGGGCTCAGATGGCTCTTCCTTACATTCTCCTGGCGGTCATTTTATTGGTCAAACCCAATGGCCTGTTTCGGAAAGGAGTCTGA